TCAAAATGTCAGGCATTAATTCCACCCCCAAACCGAGGGAAAGGCTGACTGCTAATACCAGTGTCGCTTTCCGGTTGATCTCCTGCGAAGCGATGATACGGATACCGGCAGCTGCCACCGTTCCGAACATCAGTAATGTAGCCCCTCCGAGAACCGGATCGGGCATCAAAGAGAACACCACACCCACAACTGGAAACAATCCCAGTAAAACCAGCATGCCGGCAATATAATAACCGACATAACGGCTGGCAACGCCTGTCAACTGGATGATCCCGTTATTTTGTGCAAAGATAGAATTTGGAAATGAATTAAAGACACCGGAAACAAAAGAATTTACACCGTCTGCCAGCACACCGCCGGAGACACGCTTCAGATAGCTCTTTCCTTCAATCGATTTACCGGAAATCATGGAGTTGGCAGTTATATCGCCTGTCGCTTCAATAGCCGTGATCAGATAAACCAGCCCGATAGCGATGAATGAAGAAATATTGAAATCGAGCCCGTATTTAAACGGAACCGGTATATTGAATCCCATCAGGTTCTGGGAGGAAGCCGCACTCATATCGACCATTCCCAAGGCAAAAGACAGTCCGTAACCAATACACAGTCCGAGAACGATCGAACTCATACGCAGGTATTTATTCTTGCAACGGTTGAAGAACAGCACACTCAGCAATACAGTTGCAGCTACGCCGATATTTTCCAAGCTACCGAATGTCCCGTTATCCATCGCAGCAAAACCGCCCCCGCAAGAAACCACGCCGACCTTGATCAGGCTCAACCCGATCAACAGCACGACAATCCCTGAAACCAGCGGAGTAATGATCGAACGCATATATTTGAATGTCCGGCTAATAATCATTTCGATCGGAGCAGCAGCCATACAAACACCGAAAATCAGCGGCAAGCCACCCGTCAGTCCGGCAGAAATGATCGGACCGATGAATGAAAAGCTCGTTCCCTGTATACAGAGTAGCCCGGCTCCCACCGGACCGATCCGTTTACATTGTACAAATGTGGATATACCGGAAGCAAAAAGAGCCATCGACACCAGGAAACCAGTCGTTTCAAGATCGAGTTTCAAAGCTCCCGCAATGATCAGCGGCGGAGTAATGATCGCGACAAAGATAGCCAATAAATGCTGCAAGGCGGCAAACAGGGCTTCTTTCAAAGGCGGACGGTCGTCGATACCGTAAATCAGATCTGTTTCTTTAACCGAGATAATAGTCTCCTCTAACTCTTCTGTGTTGATATCCATATTTGTTATTTGATGATAAATATTTAATTACAATTTCAATTCCTGAAGGGTTTCGCCTTTCGTATTCAAGACCTTCAAAGTCATGTCCTTTCCTTTTTTCTGAAGCACCATGACCGTCGCACCGTCCATACGGTAACCGCCTCCTACGATAACCGGAAAGTTATTTCCGTTGGCATCGCCTTTCGGATAATAAGCGTTACGGTGAGTATGCGCGTTGATACATACATTGAACGGGGCCTTTGCCAACAGTCCGCTCCACAGTTCCAGACAAGGGTTATAACGGTCTACATCTTTACCATAGATAGGCACATGGTGAATCAACACACGTTTTGCCGCCTGTTTGAACGGCTTGCATGCCAGCTCTTCTTTCAGAAACCCGACCTGTGCTTCGCGCAAGGCGGAGAAATCATTCAGACCGTAATACACCCAATGGTCATCCGGCTTATCTTCCCCGCAATCCAGCATAACGATACGCGTATCGCCCCAATTGAAAGCTCCGTATGTCTTATCGCCTACATAATCGAACAGTTTTCGCAAACCGATCGAATAGGCATTCCTGATCTCATGATTACCACGCAGGTAAAAGACAGGAACATCCGTCGCACCCACAGTTTCGTTCAGTTCGGAAAGGAAATGAGTGGCTTCATCATGGTTGGCAGGATCGTCGATACAGTCACCGTTAAAGATAACGAAGTCATAATCTACGTCTTTCACCTGTTTGTACAAAGCCTGCAATGTTTCAGAATGCTTGTGAAGGTCATTAAAGATAATAGCAGTAAAATCAGTATCAGAAGCTGCCGGCAATGTGAATGTGTGGAAATCGGAAACAGCCGTTTCTCCGAATACTTTCTTATAAGCCTGATACAGCATGATTTCCTGTGAACAAATACGATAATAATAAGTCTTGCCCGGTTCCAGGTCATTCAGTCTGATCTTATTCTGCAGGTCGTTACAGATTACCTGACCGTCTACGATGGTACGTGCTTTCTTTAACTGGTTCTTATCCGTTCCGTATTCCACCCAACTGTAAGTAGGAACAGTAGTCTGCCACATAACCGTAATTCCGTTTCCTACGGGATTCTGTAAATAAGGCTCCGTGCGGAAAATCTTGTCAGCCGGTTGCATAAAAACAATATCTGTTACGATCGGACGATGATCGGAAGCTGCCGATTCATTTACCACCCATGAAGAAAGACGTGTAAATGCTGTAGTATCTTTTGCATAGGCAGCAATATAATCAATTGTTTCAGTCGGTTCGTCTGCAGGGAAAGTAGGTTGTTTGGTATTTGTGAGGATCACAAAGTCTTTCTGTATACCTTTAATGACTTCCGAATCGGGATGTGCATTAAAATCGCCGGCGATAAAGAGAGGTTTATTGGCTTTTGCCGCTTCCCTGCGGATAATATCCAACGAAGCCAGACGATCTTCTCCTGTCAGCGAAAGGTGGGTACAACAATAGATATATTTTTCGAACTCAACGATCAGCAAGGCACGTTCTTCTTCTCTTCCCGGAAGCGCCAAGTACCGGTAACCGAGCGGTTTTTCCTTTGCCAACATACCGATACCATATTTTCCTCCGTCATAATCGATCGCAGGAGCATATATCGGAAACATCAGTGTCTTATCAGCCAACACACGCAACACATCGATCTGACCGCTTCTGCCTGTCACACTGTCCACTTCCTGTACGGCAACAACATTCGGACGTACTTTATTAATTACGTCAGCCGTACGTTGAAAGTTAGAGACATCGTCCATTCCTCTCCCATTACGAATATTATAACTCATTATACGCAAGGTATTATCTTCCCTCGCCCCCTTCTCCTGTGAATAAAGATTACATAACGGCAATAACATAAAAAGTACCGCCATCAACCCACTCCCGTGTTTCATATGTTTATTGTTTAGTGATTAACAGATGACAAAAGTAGCAAAAAGCAAGGACATTCGGTTAAAAAAAAAATTTCTCCCGAGAGAAAATAGTATTCCATTCGAGAGAAATTTTAATTACATACGGATGTTCCGATAATATGACGATTAATCAATAGACATTACGTCTTTCAAATCCTGCTCAAATTGAGCTATATCTTCTCCTGTCGTATCCCAGGAAGTAACCAGGCGTGCTTCATTGTTTTCTTCATTCCACATATAGAAGAAATAACGTTCCTGCAGTTTCTTCAAAGGTTCGGAAGGGATAGTAAAGAATATCTGATTCGTTTCTACCTTCTGTGTAAATTGTATCTGAGGATATTGCTTCAATGCTTCTGCCAATCTCGCAGCACTGATATTGGCTTTCATGGCATTTTCAAGCCACAGGTTATTTTCCAGATAAGGGATGAACTGGGCTGAAAGATAACGCAGTTTGGAAGCCAGTTGAGCCGACTGTTTCCGGTAATATTGCAGGTTCTCCGTGATTTCCGGACGGAAAGAGATAACAGCTTCCCCCATCATCATACCGTTTTTGGTACCGCCAAAACTAAGAATGTCGACACCGGCATCTACTGTCACCTGCTTCATGGAACAATTCAGATACGCACAGGCATTCGCCAAACGCGCACCGTCCATGTGTAAATACATATTATGAGCATGTAACAAGTCTGCAATCGCTTTTACTTCCTCAATCGTATAAACTGTTCCCAACTCCGAAACCTGTGATATATAGACCGCTTTCGGTTGTGAATGATGGCAAACGCCGAAACTGTGTAAGCGCGGCTTAATCAGTTCGGGGGTAAGTTTGCCGTCAATAGTCGGAATAGTGGCGATTGCACATCCGGTCATACGTGCCGGGGCACCACATTCATCGACATTAATATGTGCCGTTTCTGCACACAAAATACTATTGAAAGGACGTGTTACCGCCTGCAATGCCACCGAATTGGCTCCGGTTCCGTTAAAAACAAAGAACGGAGAAGCCTCTCCACCGAATATACTCTTGATTTTTGCCACTGCAGCAGCTGTCCAGGGATCGTCGCCATATCCGATTGCGTGATCCTCATTTGCTTTTATCACAGCCTCCATTACCAACGGATGGACGCCTGAATTGTTATCGCTTGCAAAACTTCTCATTATGTTTTAGTATTTTGCGGCAAAAGTACGGATTAATTCATTAATATGTCATTTTTATCATCTATATATTAAAAAAGAAGAGGCTTCCAATCGGAAGCCTCTTCTTTTTATTAACTTGTTTATTAGAATATTAACCACTATCCTAAACGAAAATCCTTCAAAACTTTTTGTAACTCCTGGCGTGCAAAGAAGATACGGCTCTTTACAGTTCCCAGTGGTACATTCAGTTTATCCGCGATCTCATTATATTTATAGCCACTTAAAAACATGGAGAAAGGAACTTTCAATTCTTCATTCAATCCATTAATGGCTTTTGTGATCTCCTGAATCTGATATGCTCCGTCCGGAGAATCAAATCCCGAATCATTTACGACGTCTAGATTATACAAATCAACACCTTGATCAACAACGGTCTGCGTACGAACTATCTTATGGTAATTGTTAATGAAGATATTACGCATTACGGTCAAGACCCAACCTTTAAAATTAATATTGTCAACAAACTTTTCCTGATTGTCCAAAACCTTCAGCGTTGTGTCCTGCATCAAATCTTGGGCGTCATCCCGATTTGCGGTGAGCATCAGTGCAAAATTCATCATGTTTTCTTGCATGCTCAATAATTTTTTCTGAAATTGCAACGCATTCATATTACTTACTATTTATAAAAGGTTAATACCGGTTAAGTATAGCCCCTCACTATTGAGAGACAATACAAATGTAGAAAATATTATTGATATCGAATGGCGCTTTGAGAAATATTAATATTAAAAATCGTAACTTAATATATTTATAACAAATGCTGCTGAAAATGAACAGCTTTTACAAGTTTACAACTTGTATAAATATAAAATTTACAAGTTGTATGTTACAATTTTCAACAAAGAACAAAAAGTATAGATATTTAGATAAAATGAAGAAAAATTCAGAGCTCTTGTTTTTATTGCTATTTCTTCTGATAACAACCTTTAAATCAATAGGGGAAGAGCGAAAACTCGTCTATCAGATAGATATAAAAAAAGAGATAAATAACACCACTCGTATCTACCTCCGTAACGGATTGGAAGAAGCCAAATTGTTAGGGGCAGATGCAGTCCTTCTCCATATGAACACTTACGGCGGATTGCTCGAAGCTGCGGATTCAATGCGCACAGCGATTTTATACAATCCGATCCCGGTCTATGTTTTTATCGATAACAATGCTGCTTCAGCAGGAGCACTTATCTCCATTGCGTGTGAAAAAATATTTATGCGAAAAGGGGCCAACATCGGAGCTGCGACCGTCGTCAACCAAACCGGAGCCGCCTTACCCGACAAATATCAGTCTTATATGCGTTCCATGATCCGCTCGACTGCCGAAGCGCATGGAAAAGACACGATCATACAGGAGAAAGACACGACATTCAGATGGAAAAGGGATCCGTTGATCGCCGAAGCTATGGTAGATGAACGCGTCGTCGTTCCCAACCTGATCGATTCGGGGAAAGTTCTCACTTTCACAGCCGACGAGGCACTGGAATGGAAATATTGCGACGGGATCGCAGAAACGCCGGACGAAGTGATTACCAAGTATTTGGGATACAATGACTACGAACTGAAAACATATAAACCCTCCTGGGAGGACGATCTGAAAGGTTTTCTGATGAATCCAATGCTGCAATCGCTGCTGATCATTATTATAATAGGAGGTATTTACTTCGAGATGCAGACACCGGGGCTCGGTTTTCCATCGGCAGCTGCCGTAGTCGCCGCCATACTTTATTTCGCTCCTTTATACATCGATGGCCTGGCACAGAACTGGGAAATCCTGGTATTTATTCTCGGATTGCTCCTGATCGCGGTTGAGATATTTATTATTCCAGGATTCGGAATAGCCGGTATCAGCGGAATTATCTTCCTGATAGCCGGACTGACACTCAGTCTGCTGAACAATACAGACTTTAACTTCGAAGAGGTTTCCACAAAAGAAATTGGCGAGGCAACCTTGACCGTTCTGATCGGACTGGGGCTAGGCTTCGTACTGATGATCTGGCTATCCAACAAAATAGGCACAAAAGGCATGATGCGGAAAGTGGCACTCCACAAAGACCTGGAAGATGCCCACTCCTCCCCTTCCCTGACTTCCCTAATCGGAAAGGAAGGAACAGCCTTTACCGTTCTTCGTCCTTCGGGCAAAGTGATGATCGACAACGAACTCTATGACGGTGTTTCAGAGTCCGGATTCATCGAAAAAGGGACAAAAGTGGAAGTCGTCCGCTTCGAGAATGCGCAGGTATATGTGGAAAATCCCGACTTATAATGCCAGTTTATCATTCCCGGGCACACGCTCATAGAGAATGCGCTTATCAATAACCACATATTGCAAGGCATCGATAGCCAGCAGGTCGCTTAGAATATTCCTGGCCGTGTAATAATTTACATGGCCTACACGGCAAAATTGTCCAACATTGATAGATGGATGCTGGTCCAGATAGGCAAACAAACGCTCTACCGGCTTACTGATCTTCACCAGTGTTCCGTCTTTCATATGCTTCTTCTCCCAGGCAAGCATCAGAATCTCGTTCGCCAGAATATTCTCATCGGCCACACGGATATAAGCTTTGTATTTATTCTCTTTATCCGGTGCCAGATGAGGTTTCTCCGGACTGGGCGCTATATAGATTTCCAATACCGTTTTCCCATTTATCTCCCAACGTGTAGCCTCAAAAGGAACTTCCGGCCGGGTATACATCTTTGAGGCAGCCTCAATCATATAATACTCTTCCTCACTGCGTACACCGGAAATATTCCCGTTGTCTTTTACCCCTATCAGCAACCGACCGCCATCGGTATTGGCAAAAGCAGACAAGGTGCGGGCAATCTTTTTACTGTCGCTTACCTCGAACTTGAAATCGAGTTGTTGATGCTCGCCCTGTTCAATCAATGCTTCTATCGGATGTTTCTTCTTCATTTTGGCTCATTATTTGACCGGCAAAATTAAAATAAATGTCTAACTTTGCCAACCGAAAAAGAGTGAAAGCATGTCACAGATCCCCTCATTAATTTCAGACCTGGCAGTAATACTGATTTCTGCAGGGCTTGTTACTTTGCTTTTCAAGAAATTAAAGCAACCGGTCGTACTGGGCTATATTGTTGCCGGAATTCTGGCAGGACCAGCGATAAAAGAGATTCCCACTGTATCTGACGTAGAAAGTATCCGTATTTGGGCGGATATAGGTGTCGTGTTCCTGCTTTTTGCACTTGGACTGGACTTCAGTTTCAAAAAACTGATGAAAGTCGGCGGAACGGCAGTGATCGGAGCGGTCACAGTCGTTATCGGGATGATGACATTCGGATATATCACCGGACTATCGCTCGGTTGGGGACATATGAATAGTCTTTTTCTGGGCGGAATGCTCTCGATGTCGTCCACCACGATTATATTCAAGGCTTTTGACGATATGGGACTGCGCAACCAGCGGTTTGCCGGGGTCGTATTCGGTATTTTGGTCGTAGAAGATTTGTTTGCCGTCTTACTGATGGTGCTACTTTCCACACTTGCGGTAAGTAAGCATGTCGAAGGTATGGAGTTACTGGACAGTGTGGTAAAGCTGGGCGTCTTCCTACTTTTCTGCTTTGTTGTCGGCATTTATCTTATCCCTTCTTTCCTGAAGAAAGCACGGACATTCCTCAACGACGAAACCTTGCTGATCGTCAGTCTCGGTTTATGCCTGGGAATGGTCATGATCGCAACCAAGGCCGGTTTTTCTTCAGCACTAGGTGCATTCGTTATGGGATCGATCCTTGCCGAAACGATCGATGCCGAACATATCGAACACATCGTAAAACCGGTAAAGGACCTGTTCGGTGCCATCTTCTTCGTTTCCGTCGGTATGCTGATCGATCCGGTACTGCTTTGGGAATATAAGATACCGATCCTGATCCTGACGCTTGTCGTTATGGTCGGACAAATTCTTTTTGCCAGCTTCGGTGTCCTCTTATCAGGACAGACCGTCAAAGTCGCCATCCAATCGGGCTTTTCCCTGGCACAGATCGGCGAGTTCGCCTTTATCATAGCCTCTTTAGGACTAACGCTCAAAGTGACGGACAATTTCCTCTACCCGATCGTTGTAGCCGTTTCCGTCATAACGACCTTTTTTACACCTTATATGATACGTATGGCGGAACCTGCCTGTAAGGTTGCCGAACGACTTATCCCCGCCAGTTGGATGAGTTTTCTTGAACGTTACTCCTCCGGTTCCAACACAATCCGGCAAAAAAGTGCGTGGGATAAATTATTGAAAGCATTGGTACGTATTGTCGGTACTTATACAGCCGTTACCCTGGTACTGATCTTTATATGGCTACAGTTTATTGCTCCGTTCATCATCAAACAACTTCCCGGCATACAGGGACAAAGCATATCTCTGGTTCTGATCCTTCTTCTTATCTCGCCGATGCTGCGCGCTATCATGATGAAGAAAAATCATTCGGCTGAATACGAGCAATTATGGCATGACAGCAAATATAACCGTGGTCCGCTTGTTTCCCTGATCGTACTGCGTATTATATTATGTATAGGACTCGTCATGCTGCCGATCGCACGATTATTGAATACAGCCGTCGGAATTGGCCTTGCCATCGCTGCAACAGTCATAGCACTGGTTATCTTCTCGAAACGGCTGAAAAAGCAGTCGATCCTGATGGAGCGCCATTTCTTTACGAACCTGACTGCCCGTGAAATGGAAAGCGAGCGGAACGCACCTATCAACCAGCGTTTTGCCAGCCACTTACTGGAGCGAGACCTTCACCTGGCCGATTTCGAAGTGAAACAAAATTCCCCCAGTATGGGCAAAACTTTGAAAGAACTCAACTTCCGACAGAAATGTAACGTAAATATCGTCACAATCATCCGTGGGAGCAAACGCATCAATATACCGGGAGGAAACGAACGGCTCTATCCGTTCGACAAACTGGTCGTAGTCGGTGCAGACGACGACCTAACTCATTTCCGGCAATACATAGAAGAGCGCTATAAAGAATCGATGAACAACCTACAGGAAAAGAAAGAGGTCAACATGGAACAGTTCTTTATCAGCGAAGGCTCCGGTCTGATCGGCCGGACGATCCTGGAATCGGGTATACGCGATAACTCCGGATGCCTTGTCATCGGAATCGAACGGGACTCTCACTCGATCAAGAATCCGCCTCCCACCACCGTTTTCGAACAGGGAGATATTGTATGGATTGTCGGCGAG
This is a stretch of genomic DNA from Parabacteroides chongii. It encodes these proteins:
- a CDS encoding RNA polymerase sigma factor — its product is MNALQFQKKLLSMQENMMNFALMLTANRDDAQDLMQDTTLKVLDNQEKFVDNINFKGWVLTVMRNIFINNYHKIVRTQTVVDQGVDLYNLDVVNDSGFDSPDGAYQIQEITKAINGLNEELKVPFSMFLSGYKYNEIADKLNVPLGTVKSRIFFARQELQKVLKDFRLG
- a CDS encoding cation:proton antiporter, which gives rise to MSQIPSLISDLAVILISAGLVTLLFKKLKQPVVLGYIVAGILAGPAIKEIPTVSDVESIRIWADIGVVFLLFALGLDFSFKKLMKVGGTAVIGAVTVVIGMMTFGYITGLSLGWGHMNSLFLGGMLSMSSTTIIFKAFDDMGLRNQRFAGVVFGILVVEDLFAVLLMVLLSTLAVSKHVEGMELLDSVVKLGVFLLFCFVVGIYLIPSFLKKARTFLNDETLLIVSLGLCLGMVMIATKAGFSSALGAFVMGSILAETIDAEHIEHIVKPVKDLFGAIFFVSVGMLIDPVLLWEYKIPILILTLVVMVGQILFASFGVLLSGQTVKVAIQSGFSLAQIGEFAFIIASLGLTLKVTDNFLYPIVVAVSVITTFFTPYMIRMAEPACKVAERLIPASWMSFLERYSSGSNTIRQKSAWDKLLKALVRIVGTYTAVTLVLIFIWLQFIAPFIIKQLPGIQGQSISLVLILLLISPMLRAIMMKKNHSAEYEQLWHDSKYNRGPLVSLIVLRIILCIGLVMLPIARLLNTAVGIGLAIAATVIALVIFSKRLKKQSILMERHFFTNLTAREMESERNAPINQRFASHLLERDLHLADFEVKQNSPSMGKTLKELNFRQKCNVNIVTIIRGSKRINIPGGNERLYPFDKLVVVGADDDLTHFRQYIEERYKESMNNLQEKKEVNMEQFFISEGSGLIGRTILESGIRDNSGCLVIGIERDSHSIKNPPPTTVFEQGDIVWIVGEHEKVLRLSEGKTVR
- a CDS encoding NfeD family protein, which codes for MKKNSELLFLLLFLLITTFKSIGEERKLVYQIDIKKEINNTTRIYLRNGLEEAKLLGADAVLLHMNTYGGLLEAADSMRTAILYNPIPVYVFIDNNAASAGALISIACEKIFMRKGANIGAATVVNQTGAALPDKYQSYMRSMIRSTAEAHGKDTIIQEKDTTFRWKRDPLIAEAMVDERVVVPNLIDSGKVLTFTADEALEWKYCDGIAETPDEVITKYLGYNDYELKTYKPSWEDDLKGFLMNPMLQSLLIIIIIGGIYFEMQTPGLGFPSAAAVVAAILYFAPLYIDGLAQNWEILVFILGLLLIAVEIFIIPGFGIAGISGIIFLIAGLTLSLLNNTDFNFEEVSTKEIGEATLTVLIGLGLGFVLMIWLSNKIGTKGMMRKVALHKDLEDAHSSPSLTSLIGKEGTAFTVLRPSGKVMIDNELYDGVSESGFIEKGTKVEVVRFENAQVYVENPDL
- a CDS encoding endonuclease/exonuclease/phosphatase family protein, producing MLLPLCNLYSQEKGAREDNTLRIMSYNIRNGRGMDDVSNFQRTADVINKVRPNVVAVQEVDSVTGRSGQIDVLRVLADKTLMFPIYAPAIDYDGGKYGIGMLAKEKPLGYRYLALPGREEERALLIVEFEKYIYCCTHLSLTGEDRLASLDIIRREAAKANKPLFIAGDFNAHPDSEVIKGIQKDFVILTNTKQPTFPADEPTETIDYIAAYAKDTTAFTRLSSWVVNESAASDHRPIVTDIVFMQPADKIFRTEPYLQNPVGNGITVMWQTTVPTYSWVEYGTDKNQLKKARTIVDGQVICNDLQNKIRLNDLEPGKTYYYRICSQEIMLYQAYKKVFGETAVSDFHTFTLPAASDTDFTAIIFNDLHKHSETLQALYKQVKDVDYDFVIFNGDCIDDPANHDEATHFLSELNETVGATDVPVFYLRGNHEIRNAYSIGLRKLFDYVGDKTYGAFNWGDTRIVMLDCGEDKPDDHWVYYGLNDFSALREAQVGFLKEELACKPFKQAAKRVLIHHVPIYGKDVDRYNPCLELWSGLLAKAPFNVCINAHTHRNAYYPKGDANGNNFPVIVGGGYRMDGATVMVLQKKGKDMTLKVLNTKGETLQELKL
- a CDS encoding threonine aldolase family protein, which produces MRSFASDNNSGVHPLVMEAVIKANEDHAIGYGDDPWTAAAVAKIKSIFGGEASPFFVFNGTGANSVALQAVTRPFNSILCAETAHINVDECGAPARMTGCAIATIPTIDGKLTPELIKPRLHSFGVCHHSQPKAVYISQVSELGTVYTIEEVKAIADLLHAHNMYLHMDGARLANACAYLNCSMKQVTVDAGVDILSFGGTKNGMMMGEAVISFRPEITENLQYYRKQSAQLASKLRYLSAQFIPYLENNLWLENAMKANISAARLAEALKQYPQIQFTQKVETNQIFFTIPSEPLKKLQERYFFYMWNEENNEARLVTSWDTTGEDIAQFEQDLKDVMSID
- a CDS encoding AlbA family DNA-binding domain-containing protein, translated to MKKKHPIEALIEQGEHQQLDFKFEVSDSKKIARTLSAFANTDGGRLLIGVKDNGNISGVRSEEEYYMIEAASKMYTRPEVPFEATRWEINGKTVLEIYIAPSPEKPHLAPDKENKYKAYIRVADENILANEILMLAWEKKHMKDGTLVKISKPVERLFAYLDQHPSINVGQFCRVGHVNYYTARNILSDLLAIDALQYVVIDKRILYERVPGNDKLAL
- a CDS encoding nucleobase:cation symporter-2 family protein translates to MDINTEELEETIISVKETDLIYGIDDRPPLKEALFAALQHLLAIFVAIITPPLIIAGALKLDLETTGFLVSMALFASGISTFVQCKRIGPVGAGLLCIQGTSFSFIGPIISAGLTGGLPLIFGVCMAAAPIEMIISRTFKYMRSIITPLVSGIVVLLIGLSLIKVGVVSCGGGFAAMDNGTFGSLENIGVAATVLLSVLFFNRCKNKYLRMSSIVLGLCIGYGLSFALGMVDMSAASSQNLMGFNIPVPFKYGLDFNISSFIAIGLVYLITAIEATGDITANSMISGKSIEGKSYLKRVSGGVLADGVNSFVSGVFNSFPNSIFAQNNGIIQLTGVASRYVGYYIAGMLVLLGLFPVVGVVFSLMPDPVLGGATLLMFGTVAAAGIRIIASQEINRKATLVLAVSLSLGLGVELMPDILKTAPEAIKGIFSSGITTGGLTAIIANVLIRVKEDKEDKTQ